TGAAGTAAAAATGGAATGCTATGAAGGCCCACTTGCTGTTTTAATCACCCTTATTAAAAGGAATAAGGTAAGTATCTGGGATATACCGTTATCCACGATTACTGAAAGGTTCCTTCAATATGTGGAGCTTGTAAGCGAGATGAACCTTAAAATTGCAGAAGACTTTATAGAGATGGCTTCGCTCTTAATTTTTATAAAATCGAGGATGCTGCTCCCCTCTGATGGCATAAAAGATGAGGAAAATGACCCAGGGGGAGAGCTTGTAGAAAGAATCATTGAATACGAGATGGTTAGAAGCATGGCAAATACGATTGATAGCCTACCCATGCTCAATAGAGATGCCTTCTCCCGGGGAAGAAAATCCATAGATGGGGAAGAAGATTATAACCTCCTTTTACTCTGCAATGTCTTCTTTGAACTGATAAAAAGCAAAGAAGAGAGTTACATTGTAATAAATGAAATAAAACCAACCCTTGAAGAAAAATTAAAGATGCTGATAACGATTCTTGATACATCCGGCCTTTATGTATGGGATATGAAACAAAGAGAAGAGCAATCAGAAAAGATAGCCACAATTCTGGGAATACTCGAGTTGACAAAGATAAGGGTGGCGACACTTTCCCAGAGAAGGCCCTTTGGAAAGATAATA
This portion of the Pseudomonadota bacterium genome encodes:
- a CDS encoding segregation/condensation protein A translates to MNLLVPTLEVKMECYEGPLAVLITLIKRNKVSIWDIPLSTITERFLQYVELVSEMNLKIAEDFIEMASLLIFIKSRMLLPSDGIKDEENDPGGELVERIIEYEMVRSMANTIDSLPMLNRDAFSRGRKSIDGEEDYNLLLLCNVFFELIKSKEESYIVINEIKPTLEEKLKMLITILDTSGLYVWDMKQREEQSEKIATILGILELTKIRVATLSQRRPFGKIILKKRIAISDQQDQRNL